The Engystomops pustulosus chromosome 9, aEngPut4.maternal, whole genome shotgun sequence genome includes a window with the following:
- the LOC140076800 gene encoding actin maturation protease-like, translated as MPQEDGDAPTNTNVGPPLPPPVLSPPPFVKSKFFKKVAENSDPSVGGCEELKRLIRNRQNRLGEDLKWLLYNQHIPSLIQEGPQCGLVALWMAGGTLSAQQEVTLDLIVQVASSRGFTIHGEMFSADNMSLLAEEVFGCRCELLTGGMEGENRERILRHLTAGLPVLIPYDEDFNHEPCQKNGHRAHWAVVSGVLLGLRSGSYDPDPEVPNLFQPPLSPRSINTGDIEETYLIAKQGKSLRYQLWGYECLSRSNNQLLHLDPKRSCDGNDYVLPAGGVQAGLCGKILLLRHSENV; from the exons ATGCCGCAGGAGGATGGAGATGCCCCTACAAACACTAATGTTGGACCCCCACTGCCGCCCCCGGTCCTCTCCCCCCCTCCTTTTGTCAAGAGCAAGTTCTTTAAGAAGGTGGCAGAGAACAGCGACCCTTCTGTCGGGGGATGTGAAGAGTTAAAGAGACTGATCAGGAATCGGCAGAACCG ATTGGGGGAAGATCTGAAGTGGCTTCTGTATAACCAGCACATCCCGTCCCTTATACAGGAGGGGCCGCA GTGCGGGCTGGTCGCCCTGTGGATGGCCGGGGGGACACTGAGCGCCCAACAGGAGGTGACACTGGATCTCATTGTACAGGTGGCGTCGTCCAGAGGATTCACCATCCACGGGGAAATGTTCTCAG CGGATAACATGTCCCTCCTCGCAGAGGAAGTTTTCGGCTGTCGCTGTGAACTACTGACCGGAGGAATGGAAGGAGAGAACAGAGAGCGAATCCTGCGTCACCTGACAGCGGGGCTTCCCGTTCTCATCCC ATACGATGAAGACTTCAATCACGAACCATGCCAGAAAAACGGGCACCGGGCGCACTGGGCAGTGGTTTCAG GGGTTCTGCTGGGATTGCGGAGCGGCTCTTATGATCCTGATCCGGAAGTCCCAAATCTCTTCCAGCCGCCGCTCAGCCCCCGGAGCATCAACACGGGGGACATAGAAGAAACCTACCTCATCGCTAAGCAGGGGAAGAGCCTCCGCTACCAGCTGTGGGGATACGAGTGTCTGAGCCGCAGCAATAACCAACTCCTGCACCTGGATCCCAAGAGAAGCTGCGACGGCAACGACTACgtgctgcctgcagggggcgtacAAGCCGGGCTGTGCGGAAAGATCCTGCTGCTAAGACACTCAGAGAATGTATAG